The following are from one region of the Mesorhizobium sp. B2-8-5 genome:
- a CDS encoding universal stress protein, whose amino-acid sequence MRFKTIVAILQNEQDAERVLDCAIPLADRFESHLVGIHAEALPVPYTSATGFPDTEFLQVSAEMNKERADKLQAYFLQRIEESGLSFEWRSLESFSGDSALTGISSVRAADLIIAAQRDAGGDPSADVDTLVYDAGRPVLVVPHAGPLVTTFRRVLLAWNGSKEAARAAFDALPFIAEADKTDILVIDPPETLDESPEAAGAEIAAALSRHGANVSVCVQKSGGTSVDDMIQARIAESGADLLVLGAYSHSWLRQLLFGGVTRTVLRTTNVAAFLSR is encoded by the coding sequence ATGCGCTTCAAGACAATCGTCGCCATTTTGCAGAACGAACAGGACGCCGAGCGCGTGCTCGATTGCGCCATTCCGCTTGCCGACAGGTTCGAGAGCCACCTCGTCGGCATCCATGCCGAGGCGCTTCCCGTGCCCTACACGTCGGCCACCGGCTTCCCGGATACCGAATTCCTGCAGGTCTCGGCCGAGATGAACAAGGAACGCGCCGACAAATTGCAGGCCTATTTCCTGCAGCGGATCGAGGAATCCGGCCTGTCCTTCGAATGGCGAAGCCTGGAGAGCTTCTCCGGCGACAGCGCGCTGACCGGCATATCGAGCGTGCGCGCCGCCGATCTGATCATCGCCGCGCAGCGCGATGCCGGCGGCGACCCGAGCGCCGACGTCGACACGCTGGTCTACGACGCCGGCCGGCCGGTGCTGGTCGTGCCCCATGCCGGGCCGCTGGTCACCACCTTCAGACGTGTGCTGCTTGCCTGGAACGGCAGCAAGGAAGCGGCCCGCGCCGCGTTCGATGCCCTGCCCTTCATCGCCGAGGCCGACAAGACCGACATTCTCGTCATCGATCCGCCGGAGACGCTGGATGAATCTCCGGAAGCCGCCGGCGCCGAGATCGCCGCGGCGCTGTCTCGCCACGGCGCCAATGTCAGCGTCTGCGTGCAGAAATCCGGCGGCACTTCGGTCGACGACATGATTCAGGCCAGGATCGCAGAATCCGGTGCCGATCTTCTGGTGCTAGGCGCATACAGCCACTCCTGGCTGCGCC
- a CDS encoding competence/damage-inducible protein A produces the protein MPEIVTAAMLVIGDEILSGRTKDKNIGHLADIMTAIGIDLKEVRIVPDEEDEIVAAVNAVRVRYTYVFTTGGIGPTHDDITADSIAKAFGVPCEYDAKAYALLEASYAGRGIEFTEARKRMARMPRGADHIDNPVSVAPGFCIGNVHVMAGVPSIFQAMLDNVVPTLKAGTKMLSATVHCPFGEGLIGGPLADIQKAHPDTIIGSYPKYGDGKFWTELVVRARSEEALEAARKDVEAMVARFAEAG, from the coding sequence ATGCCTGAAATCGTCACCGCCGCCATGCTCGTCATCGGCGACGAAATCCTCTCCGGCCGCACCAAGGACAAGAACATCGGCCACCTCGCCGATATCATGACCGCGATCGGCATCGACCTGAAGGAAGTGCGCATCGTCCCCGACGAGGAGGACGAGATCGTTGCCGCGGTGAATGCCGTGCGCGTCCGCTATACCTATGTCTTTACGACCGGCGGCATCGGCCCGACGCATGACGATATCACCGCCGACTCCATCGCCAAGGCCTTCGGCGTGCCCTGCGAATACGACGCCAAGGCCTACGCGCTGCTCGAGGCAAGCTATGCCGGGCGCGGCATCGAATTCACCGAAGCGCGCAAGCGCATGGCGCGCATGCCGCGCGGCGCCGACCACATCGACAATCCGGTCTCCGTCGCGCCGGGCTTCTGCATCGGCAACGTCCATGTCATGGCCGGCGTGCCGTCGATCTTCCAGGCCATGCTCGACAATGTGGTGCCGACGCTCAAGGCCGGCACAAAAATGCTGTCGGCCACCGTGCATTGCCCGTTCGGCGAAGGCCTGATCGGCGGGCCGCTGGCCGATATCCAAAAAGCGCATCCCGACACCATCATCGGCTCGTACCCCAAATATGGCGACGGCAAGTTCTGGACCGAGCTCGTCGTCCGCGCCCGCAGCGAGGAAGCCCTCGAGGCTGCCCGCAAGGACGTCGAGGCGATGGTGGCGAGGTTCGCGGAGGCGGGCTGA
- a CDS encoding alpha/beta fold hydrolase, whose translation MLIWVVSWLVAGLLVAVAIVVLALMVATWRIAAKAERLVPACGKFVEIDGNRIHYVEEGDGRPIVFVHGLGAQLHHFRHTLFGRFGAGYRLIALDRPGSGYSVRASGATGRLPEQADIVRRFIEELRLERPLVVGHSLGGAIALALATGHPTAISGIALLSPLTHLEATGRQGFDLLYVPSRLLRRALAHTVAIPLSLRYAQPTLRFIFAPQAVPVDYMIGGGGWLGLRPSHYFATSTDVVAVERDLGQIEKRYRDMAMPAGILFGAGDRVIAEAVHGEPMLDKIGGLDFERVEGLGHMPQFADPERVVGFIQRIAERAFAKVD comes from the coding sequence ATGCTGATATGGGTTGTCTCGTGGCTGGTTGCCGGCTTGCTCGTTGCGGTGGCCATCGTCGTGCTTGCCCTGATGGTTGCGACCTGGCGGATCGCGGCAAAGGCCGAGAGACTGGTGCCGGCTTGCGGGAAATTCGTCGAGATCGACGGCAACCGCATCCACTATGTGGAAGAGGGCGACGGCAGGCCGATCGTCTTTGTGCACGGGCTCGGCGCCCAACTCCACCATTTCCGCCATACGCTGTTCGGGCGCTTCGGCGCCGGCTACCGGCTGATCGCGCTCGACCGGCCGGGCTCCGGCTATTCGGTTCGAGCAAGCGGCGCCACCGGCCGGCTGCCCGAACAGGCGGACATCGTGCGGCGCTTCATCGAGGAATTGCGCCTGGAGCGGCCTTTGGTCGTCGGCCATTCGCTCGGTGGGGCCATCGCGCTTGCGCTTGCGACCGGGCATCCGACAGCGATTTCCGGCATTGCGCTGCTCTCGCCTCTGACGCATCTGGAAGCGACGGGTCGTCAGGGATTTGACCTGCTCTATGTTCCGTCCCGGCTGCTGCGCCGCGCCCTGGCCCATACGGTGGCGATACCACTCAGCCTTCGCTACGCGCAGCCGACGCTGCGGTTCATTTTCGCGCCGCAAGCGGTTCCCGTGGACTACATGATCGGCGGCGGCGGATGGCTCGGCTTGCGTCCGTCCCACTATTTCGCCACATCCACCGATGTCGTGGCGGTGGAGCGGGACCTTGGCCAGATCGAAAAGCGTTACCGAGACATGGCGATGCCGGCAGGCATTCTGTTCGGCGCCGGCGACCGGGTGATCGCCGAGGCCGTGCATGGCGAACCGATGCTGGACAAGATCGGGGGCCTCGACTTCGAACGGGTCGAAGGTCTCGGCCACATGCCGCAATTTGCGGACCCCGAACGGGTCGTCGGCTTTATCCAGCGTATCGCCGAGCGCGCCTTTGCCAAGGTGGATTGA
- a CDS encoding DUF2188 domain-containing protein — translation MAKLTYKIVEHDGGWAYKVGSTFSETFRTHQEALRAAEIASSEQQVAGTTDGIQYEDAEGTWHDELADGRDRPQTEVSD, via the coding sequence ATGGCGAAGCTGACTTACAAGATCGTCGAGCATGATGGCGGCTGGGCCTACAAGGTCGGCTCAACGTTTTCCGAGACTTTCCGCACGCACCAGGAGGCGCTGCGCGCCGCCGAGATCGCCTCGTCCGAGCAGCAGGTCGCCGGTACCACCGACGGCATCCAATATGAGGACGCCGAAGGCACGTGGCATGACGAGCTTGCCGACGGCCGCGACCGGCCGCAGACCGAAGTCTCCGACTAA
- a CDS encoding DUF982 domain-containing protein, with protein sequence MMDNKPFEKPVVVELGHVGKYRHISSTREAAECLMTVWPLNRGDRHRDALDTCLKALEGYRSTADARRALVEAARESEVLVPDDRLPDGKLH encoded by the coding sequence ATGATGGACAACAAACCCTTTGAAAAGCCGGTGGTGGTCGAGCTCGGCCATGTCGGCAAATACCGCCATATAAGCAGCACCCGCGAGGCCGCCGAGTGTCTGATGACCGTTTGGCCGCTCAATCGCGGCGATCGCCATCGTGATGCTCTCGACACTTGCCTCAAAGCGCTAGAAGGTTATCGTTCGACAGCGGACGCACGTCGCGCCCTCGTCGAGGCCGCCAGGGAATCGGAAGTTCTGGTTCCCGACGACAGGCTGCCCGACGGAAAGCTGCACTGA
- a CDS encoding NADH:flavin oxidoreductase/NADH oxidase, which translates to MTSSLFQPITLGGLTFSNRIAVAPMCQYSAEDGSASDWHLYHWMNLAMSGAGMVTVEMTDVERRGRISHGCLGLYSDDNEAAAKRTLDAARRVAAPGTKFGVQLAHAGRKASNRKPWEGGGPLQPGEDPWQTVSASAIAYDTGWNVPHALSDDEILELIARFAQSAVRAERAGFDFAELHAAHGYLIFQFLSPLSNQRTDRWGGSLENRMRFVVEIARAVRKAAPSMMLGARLSVKEWVDGGFDVEDAIEVAKALKAEGVAYLCCSSGGNSPLQQVPPGPGYQVHLAEAVRKGAGIPTRAVGLIDDPSQAEAIVAGGRADMVALARAFLADPRWGWRAAATFGEEIHPAPQLARSVTTMRHWMKAAG; encoded by the coding sequence ATGACGTCATCGCTTTTCCAGCCGATCACCCTCGGCGGCCTCACCTTCTCCAACCGCATCGCGGTCGCCCCCATGTGCCAGTATTCGGCCGAGGACGGCTCGGCCAGCGACTGGCATCTCTATCATTGGATGAACCTGGCAATGTCGGGCGCCGGCATGGTTACCGTCGAGATGACCGATGTCGAGCGGCGCGGACGCATCTCGCACGGCTGCCTCGGGCTTTATTCCGACGACAACGAGGCGGCCGCCAAGCGCACGCTCGACGCCGCCAGGCGCGTCGCCGCGCCCGGCACGAAATTCGGCGTCCAGCTCGCTCATGCCGGCCGCAAGGCCTCCAACCGCAAACCTTGGGAAGGCGGCGGTCCGCTGCAGCCTGGCGAAGACCCCTGGCAGACGGTTTCGGCCTCCGCCATCGCCTATGACACGGGCTGGAATGTGCCGCATGCGCTGTCGGATGACGAGATCCTGGAACTCATTGCGCGTTTTGCGCAGTCGGCCGTGCGCGCCGAACGCGCCGGCTTCGACTTTGCCGAACTGCACGCCGCGCATGGCTATCTGATCTTCCAGTTCCTCTCGCCGCTCTCCAACCAGCGGACGGACCGCTGGGGCGGGTCGCTGGAAAACCGCATGCGCTTCGTGGTCGAAATCGCAAGGGCGGTGAGGAAGGCCGCCCCGTCCATGATGCTGGGGGCGCGCCTTTCGGTGAAGGAATGGGTCGACGGCGGTTTCGACGTCGAGGACGCGATCGAGGTGGCCAAGGCGCTGAAGGCCGAGGGCGTCGCCTATTTGTGCTGCTCCAGCGGCGGCAATTCGCCCCTGCAGCAGGTGCCGCCCGGCCCCGGCTACCAGGTGCATCTGGCGGAAGCTGTGCGCAAGGGCGCCGGTATCCCGACGCGCGCCGTGGGACTGATCGACGACCCGAGCCAGGCCGAGGCGATCGTTGCCGGCGGTCGTGCCGACATGGTGGCGCTGGCGCGTGCATTCCTCGCCGACCCGCGCTGGGGCTGGCGCGCGGCGGCGACCTTCGGCGAGGAAATCCATCCGGCACCGCAACTGGCGCGCTCGGTGACGACGATGCGGCATTGGATGAAGGCCGCCGGCTAA
- a CDS encoding NUDIX domain-containing protein: protein MEDRVRIRSEEVLSDDWAVLKKTVLDYRRRDGRWETQTRQTYDRGDGAVILPFDPQRSTVLLVRQFRFPAYAVGHREPLIEACAGLLDENDPETAIRKEAEEELGYHLKDVERLFSPFMSPGSVTERLWFFTARYSPADCISAGGGSPEEGEDIEVLEMPLDEALAGIADGRIVDAKTIILIQHLKLNPIKV from the coding sequence ATGGAAGATCGCGTTCGCATCCGTTCCGAGGAGGTCCTTTCGGACGACTGGGCGGTGCTGAAGAAGACAGTGCTCGACTATCGCCGCCGCGACGGGCGATGGGAGACACAGACCCGCCAGACCTACGATCGCGGCGACGGCGCGGTGATCCTGCCCTTCGATCCGCAACGCTCGACCGTGCTTCTGGTGCGGCAGTTCCGGTTCCCGGCTTACGCCGTGGGCCACCGCGAGCCGCTGATCGAGGCCTGCGCCGGGCTGCTCGACGAAAACGACCCCGAAACCGCCATCCGCAAGGAAGCGGAGGAGGAGCTGGGCTACCACCTGAAGGATGTCGAGCGGCTGTTTTCGCCGTTCATGAGCCCGGGCAGCGTGACGGAACGGCTCTGGTTCTTCACCGCGCGCTATTCGCCGGCCGACTGCATCTCGGCCGGCGGCGGCTCACCGGAGGAAGGCGAGGACATCGAGGTTCTGGAAATGCCATTGGACGAGGCGCTGGCCGGTATCGCCGACGGCCGCATCGTCGACGCCAAGACGATCATCCTGATCCAGCATCTGAAGCTCAATCCGATCAAGGTTTGA
- a CDS encoding outer membrane protein — protein sequence MRRLTFASAGFLALLSGSARAADLGSDLPMTAAGFDWTGYYAGVQAGYGWGRSEITGDDGGPFSVKPDIDGGFVGGHVAGLWQFDQAVIGAEADLNYASIDGTADAGPGNTFGTDVKWFGSINAKAGYAMDRVLIYGIGGIAFAGIETSQAAGSAFARTRTSTGWTLGAGVDYALTNNVVVGAQYRYYDFGKEHFDAPDTFADRDQDVKLQTLGVNFSYKF from the coding sequence ATGCGTCGACTGACGTTCGCCAGTGCTGGCTTTCTTGCCCTGCTGTCCGGATCTGCCCGGGCGGCGGATCTGGGTAGCGATCTGCCGATGACCGCAGCCGGCTTCGACTGGACCGGCTATTATGCCGGCGTGCAGGCCGGCTATGGCTGGGGCCGGTCCGAAATCACCGGCGACGATGGCGGCCCGTTTTCGGTGAAGCCCGACATCGACGGCGGTTTCGTCGGCGGCCATGTCGCGGGGCTCTGGCAGTTCGACCAGGCTGTGATCGGCGCCGAGGCCGATCTCAACTACGCCTCGATCGACGGCACCGCCGACGCCGGGCCGGGAAACACATTCGGCACCGACGTCAAGTGGTTCGGATCGATCAATGCCAAGGCGGGTTACGCAATGGATCGCGTGCTGATCTATGGCATCGGCGGCATCGCTTTCGCCGGCATCGAGACGTCGCAGGCGGCAGGCTCGGCCTTTGCCCGAACCCGCACCAGCACCGGCTGGACGCTCGGCGCCGGCGTCGACTATGCCCTGACCAACAATGTCGTCGTCGGCGCGCAATACCGCTACTACGATTTCGGCAAGGAGCATTTCGATGCGCCGGACACCTTCGCCGACCGCGATCAGGACGTGAAGCTGCAGACGCTTGGCGTGAATTTCAGCTATAAGTTCTGA
- the ade gene encoding adenine deaminase, with translation MTNAKPTSAAKPKPWTEVATHLVDVAMGRKPADLVIRNGRWVNVHSGEIIPGTDIAIAAGRFAYCGPNAGHAIGQGTKVVDAGGRYLVPGLCDAHMHVESGMVTVTEFCRAVIPHGTTSMFIDPHEIANVLGLPGVRLMHDEAVAMPINVHVQMPSCVPSAPGLEHAGAELTVADVAEAMTWENIIGLGEVMNFPGVAANDPVMSGEIAETVKAGKTVGGHYASPDLGLPFHGYVAGGAEDDHEGTRAEDAIARVRQGMKAMLRLGSAWYDVAAQIKAVTEGGIDPRSFILCTDDSHSGTLVHEGHMDRVVRHAISQGLKPVTAIQMATLNTAQHFRLEREIGSIAPGRLADLLIVSDLAQMTIDEVYARGVRLAKGGKLEIDIAAYDYPQSAKNTVKLGKKLAAKDFDIPAPQGANEVRARVIGVIENQAPTRALEADLPVEDGLVAMDRRNDICQIALVERHRGTGGVTNAFVSGFGYVKDCAMASSVAHDAHHIIVVGTNKEDMALAVNRLSEVGGGVVLYSKGEELALVEMPIAGLMSDERAEIVAAKAEQLTEAMLKVGCSLNNAYMQHSLLALVVIPELRISDVGLVDVTTFQKVDLFI, from the coding sequence ATGACGAACGCCAAGCCGACAAGCGCCGCAAAGCCAAAGCCGTGGACGGAGGTGGCGACACATCTGGTCGACGTCGCGATGGGCCGAAAGCCGGCCGATCTGGTCATCCGCAACGGTCGCTGGGTGAACGTCCATTCGGGCGAGATCATCCCCGGCACCGATATCGCGATCGCCGCCGGCCGTTTCGCCTATTGCGGGCCGAACGCCGGTCATGCCATCGGGCAGGGGACGAAGGTCGTCGATGCCGGCGGGCGCTATCTGGTGCCCGGCCTTTGCGACGCGCACATGCACGTCGAGAGCGGCATGGTGACGGTGACGGAGTTCTGCCGCGCGGTCATCCCGCACGGCACGACCTCGATGTTCATCGACCCGCACGAGATCGCCAATGTGCTTGGATTGCCGGGCGTGCGGCTGATGCATGACGAGGCGGTCGCGATGCCGATCAACGTGCACGTGCAGATGCCGTCCTGCGTGCCCTCGGCGCCGGGGCTGGAACATGCCGGCGCCGAATTGACGGTCGCCGACGTGGCCGAGGCCATGACCTGGGAAAACATCATCGGCCTCGGCGAGGTGATGAATTTCCCGGGCGTCGCCGCCAACGATCCGGTGATGTCGGGCGAGATCGCCGAGACGGTCAAGGCCGGCAAGACGGTCGGTGGGCATTATGCATCGCCTGATCTCGGCCTGCCGTTCCATGGCTATGTCGCGGGCGGGGCGGAGGACGACCATGAAGGCACACGTGCCGAGGATGCGATCGCGCGTGTGCGCCAGGGCATGAAGGCGATGCTGAGGCTGGGGTCGGCCTGGTACGACGTCGCGGCGCAGATCAAGGCGGTGACGGAAGGCGGCATCGACCCGCGTAGCTTCATCCTGTGCACCGATGACAGCCATTCCGGCACGCTCGTGCATGAAGGCCATATGGACCGGGTGGTGCGGCACGCCATCAGCCAGGGCCTGAAGCCGGTGACGGCGATCCAGATGGCGACGCTCAACACCGCGCAGCATTTCAGGCTGGAGCGCGAGATCGGCTCCATCGCGCCCGGACGGCTCGCCGATCTGCTGATCGTTTCGGACCTTGCCCAGATGACCATAGACGAGGTCTATGCCCGCGGTGTCCGGCTGGCGAAGGGCGGCAAGCTGGAGATCGACATTGCGGCCTATGACTATCCGCAATCGGCGAAGAACACGGTCAAGCTCGGCAAGAAGCTCGCGGCGAAGGACTTCGACATTCCCGCGCCGCAGGGCGCCAACGAGGTGCGGGCGCGGGTGATCGGCGTGATCGAGAACCAGGCGCCGACGCGCGCTCTGGAAGCCGACCTGCCGGTTGAGGACGGGCTGGTCGCCATGGATCGCCGCAACGACATCTGCCAGATCGCCCTGGTCGAGCGGCATCGCGGCACCGGCGGCGTCACCAACGCCTTCGTTTCCGGCTTCGGCTATGTCAAAGACTGCGCGATGGCGTCCAGCGTGGCGCATGACGCGCACCACATCATCGTCGTCGGCACCAACAAGGAGGACATGGCTTTGGCCGTCAACCGGCTGAGCGAGGTGGGTGGCGGCGTCGTGCTTTATTCTAAGGGCGAGGAACTGGCGCTGGTCGAGATGCCGATCGCCGGCCTGATGTCCGACGAACGCGCCGAGATCGTCGCGGCCAAGGCCGAGCAACTGACCGAGGCGATGCTCAAGGTCGGCTGCTCGCTCAACAACGCCTATATGCAGCACTCGCTGCTGGCGCTGGTGGTTATTCCGGAACTCAGGATCTCGGACGTCGGCCTGGTCGACGTGACGACGTTCCAGAAGGTCGATCTTTTTATCTAG
- a CDS encoding alpha/beta hydrolase, whose amino-acid sequence MTVHVKIVVGLAFTLALAGCAGPTHDLLNRKAVAASASDIAGTHEIFVATTRQQATKDPRQVFDGDRSLTTLYARVDVTVPKIHQVGAIERAKGSADSNPAKQFTATDVVHYGDARQFAKAVGADISMRGDRALVFVHGFNNGFDDGIYRITQIAHDTKYPGTPVLFSWASSAKATGYIYDKDSSTAARDDLEATLRMLAKTKVKSIDIIAHSMGTWLTMEALRQLAITGDRDLNGKLGYVILASPDIDVDVFKKQMIRYGKPDKPFAILLSGDDRALKLSSFISGDKPRVGDYGNAADLANYGVTVVDLTQAKGGDGGLNHAKFADNPILVQLLGNRLRTPAGLASDEPDPAQLNNIGQGLGKAVGSVAEVVITTPFKVLTVATGG is encoded by the coding sequence GTGACTGTGCATGTGAAGATCGTTGTCGGCCTTGCCTTCACGCTCGCCCTCGCCGGCTGCGCCGGTCCCACGCACGACCTGCTCAACCGCAAGGCGGTCGCGGCGTCTGCCTCCGACATAGCCGGCACACACGAGATCTTCGTCGCCACGACCCGCCAGCAGGCGACCAAGGATCCGCGCCAGGTCTTCGACGGCGACCGTTCGCTGACCACCCTCTATGCCCGCGTCGACGTCACCGTGCCGAAGATCCATCAGGTCGGCGCGATCGAGCGCGCCAAGGGCTCGGCCGACTCTAACCCGGCCAAGCAGTTCACCGCCACCGATGTCGTCCACTATGGCGACGCGCGGCAATTCGCCAAGGCGGTCGGCGCCGACATTTCTATGCGCGGCGACCGCGCCTTGGTGTTCGTGCACGGCTTCAACAACGGTTTTGACGACGGCATCTACCGCATCACGCAGATCGCGCACGACACCAAATATCCGGGTACGCCGGTGCTGTTCTCATGGGCGTCGAGCGCCAAGGCGACCGGCTACATCTACGACAAGGACAGTTCGACCGCCGCGCGCGACGACCTCGAGGCGACGCTGCGGATGCTTGCCAAGACGAAGGTCAAGAGCATCGACATCATCGCCCATTCGATGGGCACCTGGCTGACGATGGAAGCGCTGCGCCAGCTCGCCATCACCGGCGACCGCGATCTCAATGGCAAGCTCGGCTACGTCATCCTCGCCTCGCCCGACATCGACGTCGATGTCTTCAAGAAGCAGATGATCCGCTACGGCAAGCCCGACAAGCCCTTCGCCATCCTGCTTTCGGGCGACGACCGGGCGCTGAAGCTGTCGAGCTTCATTTCCGGCGACAAGCCGCGCGTCGGCGACTACGGCAACGCGGCCGATCTCGCCAATTATGGCGTAACGGTCGTCGACCTGACCCAAGCCAAGGGCGGCGACGGCGGCCTGAACCATGCCAAATTCGCCGACAACCCGATCCTGGTGCAACTGCTGGGCAACCGGCTGCGCACGCCGGCCGGGCTTGCTTCGGACGAGCCCGACCCGGCGCAGCTCAACAATATCGGCCAGGGCCTCGGCAAGGCGGTCGGCTCCGTGGCGGAGGTCGTCATCACCACGCCGTTCAAGGTGCTGACCGTCGCCACCGGCGGATGA